A window of Gloeocapsopsis sp. IPPAS B-1203 contains these coding sequences:
- the groL gene encoding chaperonin GroEL (60 kDa chaperone family; promotes refolding of misfolded polypeptides especially under stressful conditions; forms two stacked rings of heptamers to form a barrel-shaped 14mer; ends can be capped by GroES; misfolded proteins enter the barrel where they are refolded when GroES binds): MAKIVAFDEESRRALERGVNALADAVKITLGPKGRNVLLEKKFGTPQIVNDGITVAKEIELEDPLENTGARLIQEVASKTKDVAGDGTTTATVLAQAMIREGLKNVAAGANPVAVRRGMEKTVDMLVEEIAAAAKPVEGSAIAQVATVSAGNDDEVGAMIAEAMERVTKDGVITVEESKSLTTDLEVVEGMQIDRGYISPYFITDNERLVVDFENPRILLTDKKISTIQDLIPVLEKVARAGQPLLIIAEDVDSEALATLVVNKARGVLNVCAIKAPGFGDRRKEMLRDIAVLTGGQVISEEVGLSLDDASLEMMGVARKVTIDKEATTIVAGGDNKGDVEKRIGQIRRQLAESDSEYDKEKLQERIAKLAGGVAVIKVGAATETELKDRKLRIEDALNATKAAVEEGIVPGGGTMLIHLSTKVEEVKNSLNDEEKIGAEIVKRSLEAPLRQMADNAGVEGSVIVEKVRETEFNIGYNAATGEFQDLIAAGILDPAKVVRSALQNAGSIAGMVLTTEALVVEKPEKKAAAAPDMGGMGGMGGMGGMGGMGMM; the protein is encoded by the coding sequence ATGGCAAAAATCGTTGCATTTGATGAAGAGTCGCGGCGGGCGTTAGAACGAGGTGTTAACGCTCTTGCTGATGCTGTCAAAATTACCTTGGGACCAAAAGGTCGTAATGTTTTACTAGAAAAGAAATTTGGCACACCTCAGATTGTTAACGATGGTATTACTGTTGCCAAAGAAATTGAACTTGAAGATCCACTAGAAAACACTGGTGCGCGTCTTATTCAAGAAGTTGCATCCAAGACAAAGGACGTTGCAGGAGACGGTACAACCACCGCCACCGTTTTAGCCCAAGCGATGATTCGGGAAGGCTTAAAAAACGTTGCAGCAGGTGCAAATCCTGTTGCCGTGCGTCGAGGAATGGAAAAAACCGTCGATATGTTAGTTGAGGAAATTGCTGCAGCAGCCAAGCCAGTGGAAGGCAGTGCGATCGCTCAAGTTGCAACCGTTTCTGCAGGTAACGATGATGAAGTCGGTGCCATGATTGCAGAAGCGATGGAGCGAGTCACCAAAGATGGTGTGATTACCGTTGAAGAATCAAAATCACTCACAACTGATCTAGAAGTTGTGGAAGGGATGCAAATCGACAGAGGATATATTTCACCTTATTTCATCACTGACAACGAAAGACTAGTCGTTGATTTTGAAAATCCTCGCATTCTGCTGACTGATAAGAAAATCAGTACAATTCAAGATTTAATTCCTGTACTAGAAAAAGTTGCTCGTGCAGGTCAACCATTACTCATTATCGCCGAAGACGTTGACAGCGAAGCTCTAGCAACCTTGGTTGTTAACAAAGCCAGGGGAGTACTGAACGTTTGTGCGATTAAAGCACCAGGATTTGGCGATCGCCGTAAGGAAATGCTGCGTGACATTGCCGTTCTGACAGGCGGACAAGTCATCTCAGAAGAAGTTGGACTGAGTTTAGATGATGCTTCCTTAGAAATGATGGGAGTAGCACGTAAAGTTACAATTGATAAAGAAGCAACAACGATTGTTGCTGGTGGTGACAACAAAGGCGACGTCGAAAAGCGTATTGGTCAAATTCGTCGGCAACTTGCAGAATCTGACTCAGAATATGATAAAGAAAAACTGCAAGAACGAATTGCTAAGTTAGCAGGTGGAGTTGCAGTCATTAAAGTTGGTGCAGCAACAGAAACCGAACTTAAAGATCGTAAACTGCGGATTGAGGATGCACTCAACGCAACAAAAGCAGCTGTAGAAGAAGGTATTGTACCTGGCGGTGGAACAATGCTGATTCACCTTTCTACTAAAGTAGAAGAAGTTAAAAACAGCTTAAACGACGAAGAAAAAATTGGAGCAGAAATTGTTAAGCGATCGCTCGAAGCTCCTCTGCGCCAGATGGCAGACAATGCTGGTGTCGAAGGATCTGTAATCGTCGAAAAAGTACGAGAAACCGAGTTTAATATTGGCTACAACGCTGCAACTGGCGAATTTCAAGACTTAATTGCTGCGGGAATTCTCGATCCTGCTAAAGTTGTGCGTTCAGCTTTGCAAAATGCTGGTTCAATCGCTGGAATGGTTCTCACAACAGAAGCATTAGTCGTTGAAAAACCTGAAAAGAAAGCTGCTGCGGCTCCTGATATGGGCGGCATGGGCGGCATGGGTGGTATGGGTGGTATGGGTGGTATGGGCATGATGTAA
- a CDS encoding DUF6658 family protein — MNRLVETIKKLKLRQILTVLLAGILVVFSTACSPGDVRGANPDNPAVQAGGANNPYKGGGDAYTDYNLSPDPKVNNKTAKSGRNQASVQFNEQLVATNDSEILYPGAETPEGRLSKESQLPVKTAEDFKQPASGGLIQRDPDLGKRVEKRLEKVQEAFGEASEFVGDKANEASRRPEATSNPALRSK, encoded by the coding sequence GTGAATAGGTTAGTGGAAACTATCAAAAAATTGAAACTACGGCAAATTCTGACAGTATTACTTGCTGGAATTTTAGTAGTATTTAGCACAGCATGTAGTCCTGGTGACGTGCGCGGTGCTAACCCCGATAATCCGGCAGTTCAGGCTGGTGGCGCTAACAATCCTTATAAAGGTGGTGGAGATGCGTACACAGACTATAATTTATCTCCAGACCCTAAGGTAAACAATAAAACTGCTAAGTCGGGGCGCAATCAAGCTAGCGTACAGTTCAATGAACAACTAGTCGCAACTAACGACTCTGAAATCCTTTATCCTGGCGCAGAAACACCAGAAGGTAGGCTTAGTAAGGAGTCACAATTGCCAGTCAAAACTGCGGAAGACTTCAAACAACCTGCTTCTGGCGGGCTAATTCAACGCGATCCCGACTTAGGAAAGCGTGTTGAGAAGCGTTTAGAGAAAGTGCAAGAAGCTTTTGGAGAAGCCTCTGAGTTTGTTGGTGATAAAGCAAATGAAGCCAGCAGAAGACCAGAAGCAACAAGTAATCCAGCACTGAGAAGCAAGTAA
- a CDS encoding L-threonylcarbamoyladenylate synthase, with product MAKTYTIHPESPQVRTVEQIVGMLRDGAVMLYPTDTVYAIGCDLNSKSAVQRVRQIKQQSNDKPLTFLCPSLSNVATYARVSDTAYRIMRHLIPGPYTFLLPATKLVPRLVQNSKRKTTGIRVPDHAVSQTLLNALGNPIISTSAHLPQDDNGQFSSSAQTEASISQAELFDCLDKLVDIIVDDGSEPGYQVSTILDLTESEPAIARKGLGWEEAATWV from the coding sequence ATGGCTAAAACTTACACTATTCATCCCGAATCTCCGCAAGTACGTACAGTTGAACAAATTGTTGGTATGCTCCGTGATGGAGCAGTGATGCTTTACCCTACGGATACAGTTTATGCGATCGGCTGCGATTTGAATTCAAAATCAGCAGTACAACGCGTCCGACAAATTAAGCAACAATCCAACGATAAGCCGCTGACATTTTTATGTCCTTCGTTATCCAACGTTGCAACTTATGCCAGAGTTAGCGATACAGCTTATCGCATTATGCGGCACTTGATTCCAGGACCATATACCTTTCTCCTCCCAGCAACCAAGTTAGTTCCCCGCTTGGTACAAAATTCTAAACGGAAAACAACTGGAATTCGCGTACCCGATCATGCAGTGTCGCAAACTTTATTGAATGCGTTGGGAAATCCAATTATTTCAACATCGGCGCACTTACCTCAAGATGACAATGGTCAATTCAGTTCTTCTGCACAAACAGAAGCTAGTATTTCACAAGCAGAACTATTTGACTGTCTAGATAAGCTAGTAGATATTATTGTTGATGATGGTTCTGAACCTGGATACCAAGTTTCTACAATCTTAGATCTCACAGAAAGTGAACCTGCGATCGCGCGCAAAGGTCTAGGTTGGGAAGAAGCAGCAACTTGGGTTTGA
- the larC gene encoding nickel pincer cofactor biosynthesis protein LarC, which yields MTKLAYLECPTGIAGDMCLGALVDVGVPLEYLIEQLKKLGIAQEYELQAEPVHRNGQLATKVHVKLQHHQNEHTHHHGRHLPEIEQIITDAKLPSRAQKSSLEVFRQLAIAEGAVHGIAPEKVHFHEVGAVDAIVDIVGTCLGLDWLEIDKLYCSALPTGGGTVKAAHGQLPVPVPAVLKLWQMRGCPVYSNGIERELVTPTGAAIATTLATDFGTPPAMTIHKIGLGAGSIDLPIPNILRLWLGESSQESGVRDQGVNISDLSSCVETIAVLETQIDDLSPQAIGYIFEALFVAGAVDVFAQPICMKKSRPGVLLSVLCHPQQLNTCEAILFRETTTLGIRRCLQQRTILPRQIQTVDTKYGSVRIKVAWIEQGTQKEIVNVQPEYEDCAGLAKQHNIAWREIHRMALQIWYMQQDEHE from the coding sequence ATGACAAAGCTAGCGTATTTAGAGTGTCCCACTGGCATTGCAGGAGATATGTGCTTAGGAGCACTTGTTGATGTTGGTGTTCCTTTGGAGTATCTAATAGAACAGCTTAAGAAATTAGGTATTGCTCAAGAGTATGAGTTACAGGCAGAACCAGTTCATCGTAATGGGCAATTAGCAACCAAGGTTCACGTAAAATTGCAACATCACCAGAACGAACACACTCACCATCACGGACGACATTTACCAGAAATTGAGCAAATTATTACAGATGCTAAATTACCATCGCGGGCGCAAAAGTCGAGCCTTGAAGTATTTCGCCAACTGGCAATAGCTGAAGGAGCGGTACATGGTATTGCACCAGAAAAAGTACACTTTCATGAAGTAGGTGCAGTTGATGCAATTGTTGATATTGTTGGTACTTGTTTAGGGTTAGATTGGTTGGAAATTGATAAATTGTACTGCTCGGCGTTGCCTACAGGAGGTGGTACAGTAAAAGCAGCACATGGACAATTGCCAGTACCTGTACCAGCAGTATTAAAGTTATGGCAAATGCGGGGCTGTCCAGTTTACAGTAACGGCATTGAAAGAGAATTAGTGACACCCACTGGAGCAGCGATCGCAACGACCCTTGCAACTGATTTTGGCACTCCACCTGCTATGACGATACACAAAATAGGATTAGGCGCTGGTTCAATTGATCTGCCAATTCCTAATATTCTACGCCTGTGGTTAGGTGAAAGTAGTCAGGAATCAGGGGTTAGAGATCAGGGAGTTAACATTAGCGATCTAAGTTCTTGTGTAGAGACAATTGCAGTATTAGAAACGCAAATTGACGATCTCAGTCCCCAAGCGATTGGGTATATTTTTGAGGCTTTATTTGTCGCTGGCGCTGTTGACGTATTCGCACAGCCAATTTGCATGAAAAAGTCACGTCCTGGAGTATTACTCAGTGTTTTGTGTCATCCACAACAATTGAACACTTGTGAGGCAATTTTATTTAGAGAAACAACAACTTTAGGTATTCGCCGGTGTCTGCAGCAACGCACCATCTTACCTCGGCAAATTCAAACTGTTGATACTAAGTATGGCTCAGTACGAATTAAAGTTGCTTGGATAGAACAAGGAACACAAAAAGAAATTGTGAATGTTCAACCAGAATACGAAGACTGTGCTGGGTTAGCAAAACAGCACAACATTGCTTGGAGAGAAATTCATCGTATGGCACTGCAGATTTGGTACATGCAGCAAGATGAGCATGAGTAG
- the corA gene encoding magnesium/cobalt transporter CorA: MVKIQIQSSPDTKSREDFFYEQPGSLPGTLSIEEDAPAPVIVLIDYDEVHATRKQITTPEECVPYLDSDSVSWVDVQGLGNEDILQRLGNVFKLHPLLLEDVVNVPQRPKVEDHESQLVVIARMVVPKEHKIGFYSEQVGFVLGKNYLLTVQEEPEHDCFEPVRQRIRQNKGTLRKQQADYLLYTLLDSIIDGFFPVLEDYGEEIEDLEAEVVSNPTRKTLEKIYRVRRDLLTLRRAIWPQRDAINSLIRDGSTQISESVRIYLRDCYDHAVQVLDMVETYRELAAGLMDVYLSAVSNRMNEIMKLLTVISSIFIPLTFIAGVYGMNFNTERSPWNMPELNWYWGYPLCLVTMGAIAALLVTFFWRRGWFENYSTVVDDPEGFDGNKINLLQRRSRR; this comes from the coding sequence ATGGTCAAAATACAAATTCAATCTTCTCCTGACACAAAATCCCGCGAAGATTTCTTCTACGAGCAACCTGGTAGTTTACCAGGAACTTTGAGTATTGAAGAAGATGCGCCTGCTCCTGTTATTGTACTGATTGACTATGATGAAGTCCATGCTACTCGTAAACAAATTACTACGCCAGAAGAATGTGTTCCTTATCTAGATAGTGATTCGGTTTCATGGGTTGATGTCCAAGGTTTAGGAAATGAAGATATTTTGCAAAGGTTGGGCAATGTATTTAAGCTGCATCCCTTGCTATTGGAAGATGTCGTGAACGTTCCGCAACGTCCGAAAGTAGAAGATCATGAAAGCCAGTTGGTTGTGATTGCGCGGATGGTTGTTCCTAAAGAACACAAAATTGGCTTTTACAGCGAACAAGTAGGCTTTGTGTTAGGAAAAAATTATCTCCTGACAGTTCAGGAAGAACCAGAACATGATTGCTTTGAACCTGTAAGACAGCGCATTCGTCAGAATAAAGGAACACTTCGCAAACAGCAAGCAGATTATTTACTTTATACGCTTTTAGATTCAATTATTGATGGTTTTTTCCCTGTATTAGAAGATTATGGTGAAGAAATTGAAGATTTAGAAGCAGAAGTTGTTAGTAACCCAACACGTAAAACCTTAGAAAAAATTTATCGAGTAAGAAGAGATTTATTAACGTTGCGGCGAGCAATTTGGCCACAAAGAGACGCAATTAATTCTTTAATTCGAGATGGCAGCACGCAGATCAGCGAAAGCGTCAGAATTTATCTACGTGACTGTTACGACCATGCAGTACAAGTTTTGGATATGGTAGAAACCTATCGCGAATTAGCTGCAGGTTTAATGGATGTTTATTTATCTGCTGTCAGCAATCGGATGAATGAAATTATGAAGTTGCTGACAGTTATTTCATCTATATTTATCCCGTTAACATTTATTGCTGGAGTATATGGGATGAATTTTAATACCGAGCGATCGCCTTGGAACATGCCAGAACTCAACTGGTATTGGGGATATCCACTGTGTTTAGTAACAATGGGAGCGATCGCTGCTTTACTAGTGACCTTTTTCTGGCGGCGTGGTTGGTTTGAGAACTATTCTACAGTTGTTGACGATCCTGAAGGGTTCGATGGTAACAAAATTAATCTTCTCCAAAGGCGATCGCGTAGATAA